A part of Larkinella insperata genomic DNA contains:
- a CDS encoding Hsp20/alpha crystallin family protein — protein sequence MSLVKFNGNGNRPSLLDEFMGRDMDELFNFNWPGVTRSRVGATVPAVNIKEDADRYSLELAAPGMRKEDFNLTLDNGKLTVSSQQQHHNEEKDPNGQYTKREFSYHAFSRSFWLPETCDQQRIEARYIDGILHISLPKKEEAKQKAPTQIQIS from the coding sequence ATGTCACTGGTTAAATTCAATGGAAACGGGAACCGCCCCTCTCTGCTGGATGAATTCATGGGCAGAGACATGGACGAATTGTTTAACTTCAACTGGCCGGGCGTAACCCGGTCGCGGGTAGGTGCTACGGTACCGGCAGTCAACATCAAAGAAGATGCCGACCGGTACTCCCTTGAGTTAGCAGCTCCGGGCATGAGGAAGGAAGATTTCAACCTGACCCTCGATAACGGGAAACTGACGGTATCTTCGCAGCAGCAACACCACAACGAAGAGAAAGACCCGAACGGTCAGTATACCAAACGGGAATTCAGCTACCACGCGTTCTCCCGTTCATTCTGGTTGCCGGAAACCTGCGATCAGCAGCGGATTGAGGCCCGTTACATCGACGGTATTCTGCACATCTCGCTTCCCAAAAAAGAAGAAGCGAAACAAAAAGCGCCCACTCAAATTCAGATTTCGTAA